The following coding sequences are from one Remersonia thermophila strain ATCC 22073 chromosome 2, whole genome shotgun sequence window:
- a CDS encoding 60S ribosomal protein eL21, which yields MGHPAGLRSGTRYAFARDYRKHGQIALSTYLRTYRVGDIVDIKVNGAVQKGMAHKVYHGKTGVIYNVTKSAVGIIIYKKVKHRYIEKRINVRIEHIQPSRSREDFLRRVKENAELKKKAKAEGKPVQLKRQPVMPREGHTLSIADNKPETVAPVAYETTI from the exons ATGGGTCACCCTGCGGGTCTTCGTTCTGGCACTCGTTATGCCTTCGCCCGGGACTACCGGAAGCATGGCCAGATTGCTCTGTCGACCTACCTGAGGACGTACCG GGTTGGCGATATTGTCGACATCAAGGTCAACGGTGCCGTTCAGAAGGG CATGGCCCACAAGGTCTACCATGGCAAGACCGGCGTTATCTACAACGTGACCAAGTCGGCGGTCGGCATCATCATCTACAAGAAGGTCAAGCACCGGTACATCGAGAAGCGCATCAACGTCCGGATTGAGCACATCCAGCCGTCGCGGTCACGTGAGGACTTCCTGCGCCGCGTCAAGGAGAACGcggagctcaagaagaaggccaaggccgagggcaagcCCGTTCAGCTCAAGCGGCAACCCGTCATGCCCCGCGAGGGCCACACTCTCTCCATCGCCGACAACAAGCCCGAGACGGTCGCGCCGGTCGCCTACGAGACCACGATTTAA
- a CDS encoding 40S ribosomal protein uS4 produces MAPRSYSKTAKVPRRPFESARLDSELKLVGEYGLRNKREVWRVGLTLSKIRRAARQLLTLDEKDPKRLFEGNALIRRLVRVGVLDESRMKLDYVLALKIEDFLERRLQTLVYKLGLAKSIHHARVLIRQRHIRVGKQIVNVPSFMVRLDSQKHIDFALTSPFGGGRPGRVRRKKAKAAEGGADGDEEEDEE; encoded by the exons ATGGCGCCGCGTTCCTACTCCAAGACCGCTAAGGTCCCGCGTCGTCCCTTCGAGTCGGCTCGTCT TGACTCCGAGCTGAAGCTCGTTGGCGAGTATGGCCTCCGCAACAAGCGTGAGGTGTGGCGTGTCGGCCTGACCCTCTCCAAGATTCGTCGTGCCGCTCG TCAGCTTCTTACCCTCGACGAGAAGGACCCCAAGCGTCTCTTCGAAGGCAATGCCCTCATTCGCCGCCTTGTCCGCGTTGGCGTGCTCGACGAGTCGCGCATGAAGCTCGATTACGTGCTGGCCCTCAAGATTGAGGACTTCCTtgagcgccgcctccagaCCCTGGTCTacaagctcggcctcgccaagTCGATCCACCACGCCCGCGTGCTCATCCGCCAGCGCCACATCCGCGTCGGCAAGCAGATCGTCAACGTGCCGTCCTTCATGGTCCGCCTTGACTCGCAGAAGCACATCGACTTCGCCCTGACCTCGCCGttcggcggtggccgccccggccgcgtcaggaggaagaaggccaaggccgccgagggtggtGCGGACggtgatgaggaggaggacgaggagtAA